Below is a window of Culturomica massiliensis DNA.
CGGTAATAAGAGAAGTTATATGTTTTATCACCTGAAATGGACGCAACGTATAACTAAAGATGTTTTCAATGCCTATGTGATTTACGACTGGCAAACGACGGATGTCTGGACGGCTAACGGTCGTTTCGGGTGGGATTACAACCGGCTGTATGATCTCTATTATCAGGCAGGCGTTCCGCTTGAAAAACAACGGGTAGCCAGCCCCTTTATATCGGCTGCCCAAGAAAGTCTGCAACTTTACCGGGCTATCGATCCCGATATGTGGGGTAAAATGATTTGCCGGGTCAACGGAGTCAATTTTACGGCTATATACGGTCATACGAGTGTTGTGGCGAGACATAAGGTTAAGTTGCCTCCGGGACATACGTGGGAGAGTTATATGCACTTTTTATTGTCTACGCTGCCTGAAAAGGTACGTTTGAATTATTTGCGGAAACTTTCGGTAAGCATTAATTTCTGGCGTGAGAAAGGGGGATGTCTGAATGAAGAAACGATTAAGCAACTCCAGGCTTGCGGGATTAAGATCGATGTCCAGGAACATAGTAATTACCGCACGGCTAAGCGGCCGGTGAGGATGGAGTATCAGGACGATCTCGATGCGCCGGAATTCAGGAATTTGCCGACATTTAAACGGATGTGTATCTGTATTCTTAAAAACGATCACCAATGTAAATACATGGGGTTTGCCCTGACAAAGAAGGAGCATGAGAATAAACAGCGTATTATGGATTTTTACCGTAGAATATATAAATAAATATGAAAGATTACACAAGTCCCGTATATCGCGTAATATCGGTGCCGTTGGAAAAGATACAAGCCAATGCTTATAATCCCAATATTGTGGCACCGCCTGAAATGGAGCTGCTGGAACTGTCGATCTGGGAAGACGGTTACACAATGCCTTGTGTTTGTTATTATCTGCCTCAGGAAGACCGTTACGAACTGGTGGACGGGTATCACCGTTACAAGGTTATGCAGACCTCTAAACGCATTTATGAGCGGGAAAAAGGAAGATTGCCCGTTGTGGTTATCGAAAAGGATTTGTCTAACCGTATGGCTTCAACCATACGTCATAACCGGGCACGGGGGACACATAGCATAGAATTGATGACCAATATTGTTGCCGAGCTTAAGCGGGCGGGGATGTCTGATAAATGGATCATGGATCACATCGGAATGGATCAGGATGAGTTGTTGCGGCTCAAGCAAATATCTGGATTAGCTGCTTTGTTTGCCGATAAAGAGTTTAGTATTCCGGGATGAACAGTGTAAATTACAGCTGTAGGCGGTGTGAAATGTGACTATGGATGACGATTTTAGATTTTATTGCCCCCCCAGATTTCGCTGATCCCGCAGATTTAATCTAAAATCTGCAATTAAGAAGTTCATACGAATTGTAAATTTTAAATTGTTTGGCAACCTGATTTTTATCAGACTTTTTAAATCTAAAATCGTCAATCTAAAATTTATATATTAGACGGGAACAACAATCTTTTCTTGCCCGAAAATGGGAGAATGGGAATATCTTTTTTTGTTTATTGTTTTTTTCGATTTAATATATTGTTTTTGTTTTTATTGTCGTATCTTTGTATCGTCATTTGTGGAAGGATTTGGCTGATTGCAACCACGGTAAAAAACTGCTAAAATGCATGAGATTGTGTCTTCAACCATCCATAGCCTTTTCCATATATTTATTTATTCCCGATGCCGGGTTCGGATTGCTTTTGCACGGTGATCTAAAGTCTGCATTCAAAAATTAAAATTAGATTATGGGATATTTATTTACTTCAGAATCGGTGTCAGAAGGACACCCGGATAAGGTGGCGGATCAGATTTCCGATGCCGTTCTCGATAAGATTATTGCTTTTGATCCGGATGCCAAGGTGGCTTGTGAAACTTTGGTCACGACAGGGCAGACCGTGATTGCAGGAGAGATTAAAACTCAAACCTATGTAGATGTACAGCAGATTGCCCGTGAGGTGATTAATGAGATCGGATATACGAAGAGTGAGTATATGTTCGATGGAAACAGTTGTGGTGTATTCAGTGCTATCCATGAACAATCGCCGGATATCAACCGGGGAGTTGTGCGGGAAGATCCGATGGAGCAAGGGGCCGGAGATCAGGGAATGATGTTTGGTTATGCTTGTAATGAGACGGATAATTATATGCCTTTGTCATTGGAACTGGCTCATTTATTATTGAGTGAACTGGCTCTGGTAAGAAAAGAAGGACAATTGATGAATTATTTACGTCCCGATTCCAAGTCTCAGGTAACGATCGAATACGGAGATAACGGAAAACCGAAACGCATTCATACCATTGTTATTTCCACGCAGCATGATGATTTTATCAAGCCGGCCAACGAAACTCCGGAAGCGCAGTTAAAGGCCGATGAGGCAATGGTTGAATGGATACGGAAAGACATTATGGATATTTTGCTACCCCGGGTAAAGGCGAAATTACCGAAAAGGGTGCAGTCTTTCTTCGATAAGGATTTGATTTTGTTTGTCAATCCGACCGGTAAATTTGTAATCGGCGGTCCTCATGGAGATACCGGGTTGACCGGCCGGAAAATTATTGTAGACACATACGGAGGTAAGGGTGCTCACGGTGGCGGGGCTTTTTCCGGTAAAGATCCTTCAAAAGTAGACCGTTCGGCTGCTTATGCCGCCCGGCACATCGCTAAGAATATGGTAGCAGCCGGTATTGCAGACGAGATACTGATTCAAATCTCTTATGCAATCGGAATAGCTCGTCCGGTGGGTGTATATGTCAACACCTACGGTACGGCTAAAGTCGGGTTGTCGGATATTGAAATTGCCGGGAAGGTAAGTGAAATCTTCGATTTGCGTCCGAAAGCCATTGAGGAGCGATTGAAGTTGCGTAATCCGATTTACCGGGAAACGGCGGCTTATGGACACATGGGACGCACTCCGCAGGTGGTGAAGAAAGTCTTTACTTCTAATTATTGGCCGGCATTGGAAAAAGAGGTCGAACTTTTTACCTGGGAGAAACTCGATTATGTGGATGAAATTAAAAAGGCATTCAAATAATCCGGTTTAAAATAAAAATGAAAAAATCCGACGAAAACGCCCAGGGCCGATCGTCGGATTTTTTATGTTTTATGAATGAAGGCTGTTTAGGGATTATTTGTGCTTTGGCTGTCCTGTTCAAATGGCATTTCCCCTTTCGGATGTTGTATAACTGAAAATAAGTAACAAAAAACGATCGGAGGATACAATCCTCCGATCACTTATAGTTTTGTATAAGTTTTTTGGGAATTTTAATTCCTTCTTCCCAGATAGATCATGACATAGTATAACAAGGTCGCCAGGGATGAAAGTGCTGCAATGACATACGTATAAGCTGCCCACTTTAATGCATCGAAGGCATAGCTCTGGGTTTGATAGTCGGTTATGCCGGAATTTCGCAACCATACCAGAGCCCGGTGACTGGCGTTGATTTCAACGGGCAGTGTAATGAAGCTGAATAACGTCATTATCGCAAACAGGATAATACCGGCGAGTAAAAGTTGAGGAAAGGTGTTCACCATTAAGATTCCCGCCAACAATATCCATTGTACCCAATGAGAGGCAAAGCTCACAACCGGAACGAGTGCGGAGCGCATTTTCAGCATACTGTACGCTTTAGCATGTTGTACGGCATGTCCGCATTCGTGGGCGGCAACCGCTGCCGCTGCGATACTGTTGCCGAAGTAGACTTCCTTGCTCAAGTTGATTGTTTTATTGACCGGATTGTAATGGTCGGTGAGTTGTCCTTCCACACTTCCGATTTTAACACCTGTAATTCCATTGTCCCGCAACATCTTTTCGGCGACGTCCCGTCCTGTCATGCCATTGGCTGTCGGTATTTTGGAATATTTTGTAAAACGACTTTTCAATTGGTTGCTGATGAGCCAGCTGATCAGGGTAAATCCGATAAAAATAACCCAAATCCATAAATTACCTGCAAATAATGCTGTGTGTTCCATTGCTGTTTAAATTAATATTATACTTGGAAAAGGTACAAAAAATATACCATTTTATTCAAAGATACGAGGAATGCCGTTATTGCAGTTTGTTTTGGATATATTTAACAAATGCTGACAAAATTCAGCTTTCTTATTATCTTTGTCAGGTTACCGTGTCTGGTTGTGGATTTTGGGTTACGATTAATAATTCCTCTATTTACGGGGGAGAGGTGCGGGTATAATCTAAAGTTGTAAATTAAAGTTTGCAATATTTATCGGTCTTGGGATGTTGTGGGACGGCGACTCTTTGATGTGGAGCCGTGATCGCAAGCGATTGTCAGAATCGGTTTGTCAGTTGTGAAACATTCGTTTAAAATGCAAAATGTCCGTAAAGACAAATTGTAAGGTGGGGTGGGAAATAAAATTTTAGAATAAAAAAATCAAATATAGGATATATGAAGATAAGATGTTTATTTTTCTTTTTGTTGGTGAGTATGACATTGTCGGCGCAGGATTATTTGTCTGCTTTGTTGCCCATGCCTAACCGGGTAGAACCGGGTTGGGGTGAGGATTTTATAGTGACACCGAAAACCGTG
It encodes the following:
- the metK gene encoding methionine adenosyltransferase, which encodes MGYLFTSESVSEGHPDKVADQISDAVLDKIIAFDPDAKVACETLVTTGQTVIAGEIKTQTYVDVQQIAREVINEIGYTKSEYMFDGNSCGVFSAIHEQSPDINRGVVREDPMEQGAGDQGMMFGYACNETDNYMPLSLELAHLLLSELALVRKEGQLMNYLRPDSKSQVTIEYGDNGKPKRIHTIVISTQHDDFIKPANETPEAQLKADEAMVEWIRKDIMDILLPRVKAKLPKRVQSFFDKDLILFVNPTGKFVIGGPHGDTGLTGRKIIVDTYGGKGAHGGGAFSGKDPSKVDRSAAYAARHIAKNMVAAGIADEILIQISYAIGIARPVGVYVNTYGTAKVGLSDIEIAGKVSEIFDLRPKAIEERLKLRNPIYRETAAYGHMGRTPQVVKKVFTSNYWPALEKEVELFTWEKLDYVDEIKKAFK
- a CDS encoding DUF3440 domain-containing protein, producing MKKNVYELAMRRIETVFSEFDNVYISFSGGKDSGVMLNLCIRYLRASGLKRKIGVFHMDYEVQYDETTRYIDRVFRSNPDIIEVYRVCVPFKVCTCTSMYQSYWRPWDKACKELWVRKIPQGSYTEEDFPFYDSTMWDYDFQVLFAQWYHRMKEAARTCCLVGIRTQESYHRWQTIYGNKRSYMFYHLKWTQRITKDVFNAYVIYDWQTTDVWTANGRFGWDYNRLYDLYYQAGVPLEKQRVASPFISAAQESLQLYRAIDPDMWGKMICRVNGVNFTAIYGHTSVVARHKVKLPPGHTWESYMHFLLSTLPEKVRLNYLRKLSVSINFWREKGGCLNEETIKQLQACGIKIDVQEHSNYRTAKRPVRMEYQDDLDAPEFRNLPTFKRMCICILKNDHQCKYMGFALTKKEHENKQRIMDFYRRIYK
- a CDS encoding zinc metallopeptidase, giving the protein MEHTALFAGNLWIWVIFIGFTLISWLISNQLKSRFTKYSKIPTANGMTGRDVAEKMLRDNGITGVKIGSVEGQLTDHYNPVNKTINLSKEVYFGNSIAAAAVAAHECGHAVQHAKAYSMLKMRSALVPVVSFASHWVQWILLAGILMVNTFPQLLLAGIILFAIMTLFSFITLPVEINASHRALVWLRNSGITDYQTQSYAFDALKWAAYTYVIAALSSLATLLYYVMIYLGRRN
- a CDS encoding IbrB-like domain-containing protein: MKDYTSPVYRVISVPLEKIQANAYNPNIVAPPEMELLELSIWEDGYTMPCVCYYLPQEDRYELVDGYHRYKVMQTSKRIYEREKGRLPVVVIEKDLSNRMASTIRHNRARGTHSIELMTNIVAELKRAGMSDKWIMDHIGMDQDELLRLKQISGLAALFADKEFSIPG